Part of the Leptodactylus fuscus isolate aLepFus1 chromosome 6, aLepFus1.hap2, whole genome shotgun sequence genome, agccgggggacaggtaacagtgttttttttaatgtttttattcacctgggtctccgattattagaccccagagtataataattgtttatgggtgtccacagtgggacataatactatgtgcaggggccactaagggacataatactgtgtgcaggggccactaagggacatattactgtgtgcaggggccacttagggacataatactatgtgcaggggccactgagggacataatactgtgtgcaggggccactaagggacataatactgtgtgcaggggccactgagggacataatactgtgtgcaggggccactaagggacataatactgtgtgcaggggccactaagggacataatactgtgtgcaggggccactaaggtacatattactgtgtgcaggggccactgagggacataatactatgtgcaggggccaatgaggtacatattactgtgtgcaggggccactgagggacataatactgtgtgcaggggccactaagggacataatactgtgtgcaggggccactaagggacataatactgtgtgcaggggccactaagggacataatactgtgtgcaggggcaactaagggacataatactgtgtgcacacagtacagcgcgataggcgctgctgggaagaaggtcgtacctgactgactgtcagaaatgcccttctgacagtaaagcgctacagtaccaggaccgatagcgctttacaccgtgcacagatcgggaaagtcgatagtgcactgaattcagtgcactgttggctttccagcagtgatgaaaggtcctctttaactgctgGTCCTGGAGCTAACTCCCATTCCCTCTTTCACTTGTGAGAAAATTCCTCTGGTTCCAAGAACGAGTACAATATCATCTGGCCTCTACCTCAACCTGTGGCCAGCATTCACAAATGGAGCATAAGACTGTGCACTGCAGGATATTAACACTGTGACTCTCATCAGACAAAATATTGTACAAATAGCCTTTTTGGGACGaataaagtgaagtgtgctcctaGCACAGAGCCTCCAGTACCATTTGTCCATAGAAGTATATACAGAATGCCCATATACGGTGAATAGAGTCATATACCACCTTCCAGGGTTATGCTGAAGGTTCTACTTAGAGTTCAATATACATTAAAACCCTTTAGCTTAAGACTATTATCCAGTAATACAGCAATTCTGAAAGGAAAATACCACCTCTAGTCATAGGTTTGCATAGGACAGACCTTATTTTACTGACGGTACAGCAATATATTGAATATCAGCATTTGATAAGAGTAGGAGTTACACTAGCCACATAAAGGAAAACAACCGACATGATGAAAGATTAAAGAATAACCACAGAGCAATGCTTCAAGGctgcaataataataaatatggaaGCAAACATTACTTTTGCATTTGATAATTGATCTCTAATGTCTAATCTCTACATGTTCACAGACAGCAGAATCATACAACCCTTGCTCTGTTTACTTTGGAACAGTCCAGAAAAAAAAGAATGATAGACTAGGTTTGTTTTGCCAACTGCAGGGTCTCAGAGGGGGGACCTTGACAGGGGTGAAAGAAGACTAAATTCAGACCTCCTGTGCAGGGGAGTAGCAAACATTTGacttgctcccccccccccccccacacacacacacgacatagcgccccttttcctggccccacacagtataacactccatttatacacactataatgtcccatagtggcccctcctcacagtataatgtcccatagtggcccctcctcacagtacaatgtcccataacgGTCCctcctcacagtttaatgtcccataccTGCCCCTCaatacagtatgatgtcccatggtggaccctccacacagtataatgttccatagcagtccctcctcacagtattatgACTCATAGTAGCTCCTCAACACAgcgttatgtcccatagtggcccctgcacacagtattaagtcccatagcACTCTCCATACATAATGATTCATTTTGACCCCTCCTGCAATATAAATGGATGGCAGACAAGGCTAGAAGCTTTCAATAGGCTCTCGATTGTCATGCCAATGGCACATCGGACCTGAATCTTGCTTCGGGCGCCAGTGATCCCCTGGAAAATGGCACCTTGATCATCTTTGACCGAGGTTCCAGAGGAGGTTTAATGCCGGTGATCAGTGCCTGcactataatacagcagagacctggcagctATGGTGGACGCTTAGCTCTtgagcagccaccatatttaaatacccaacatcctggaaagggttaaacattctGTATACAGCAACATAGATATGCTTCCTCACTCTACCTGTGATCGCTATCACTGATCTGCCTGTAATTGCATATATCTGACTAAATTCttcttaccgtgtttccccgaaaataagacaacgtcttatattaaattggcgccctaaatataggacctgtcttattttcgggggaagtCTTATTACAACCAGTTGTGGGTAGTGActaccggttgtaggtagtgtagtgaagggggggggggtggaaggtatacttacctttcccttcttcctagcagcgctggtgctgctgttcatcccagcagtggtgggcggggcttagcgaggtttcatgggtggggcttagcaaggttttgggggcggggcttagtgatccccacttcactgacacagcagccgtgctctgtgtgtACAGCatagccggctgctgcctctgggatgggCTGGGAGAGCtcttcctacagcagcagggacagtagacacaacagcagaggcagcaaccagctttgctgtgcacacagagcacggctgctgtgtcagtgaagtgcgGACCGCTAAGTCCCGCACCTCAAAgccccgctaagccccgcccaccactgccgggcatgtcttattttcggggggtgccttatattaggcaattcaacagaatacCCCCCCTCCTGCATGCCTCactttcgggggtgtcctactttcgggggaaacacggtaactattgtgtgaaattatatagtttttcaggactgagtgctctgtatgatgcagtgagatgaaacACAAACCCTACACCAGGGGTacacaaccttcagcactccagctgttgtaaaactacaactcccagcatgcatacttgctctgatgttcttggaactcccatggaagtaaatgaaGCATGTtgatcccctggatcaacactgtagggattgtagggttatagtttggacttgatggaccaatgtctttatccaacctcatctactatgtaactatatgtaactatgttgtagtttcacagcagttgtaGTGCCGGAGGAAAATTGGCTTCTACCTCTTGGGGTTTTGCCTTTGCAGGATAATAGATTGATGCTAGCTTGGGGACCCAAATAATGGAAACCTAACCagcggaaacctgcggaccccatagactataatgaggtccaccaggTGTCCACCCAGTCTCCATCCccgaaaaatgtgaagagaaaagtcctacttgcagggACAGAAACCCCATTGTAattccaacgctagtgtgaacctagcctgaactGGATGGAAGAATGTCGTTTACCAGCTTTATAAACTATGTTACTATATTTTTCCTGACTGACCGGTGTCTTAGGTTCTATGGCAAGTTATTGTATTTCAAGTCTCATGATGCACAAATATGCACAAATATGTACCACAAAAATAGCATACAATAAGTACACTGCTATCTTATGTCATATTGCTCCTCACATAAAGGCACAAAACCTGTAGGATTACATTATACACAATACTGCACATATTATATGCAATATTATGATCATATTAGTGCAATGACCTATAACAATTTATGACTATGAAGATCCGACTATAGCGTGTTAACTCTTTCTTTTCCACTTTTCCATAAAGTGTAAAGTGTATATTGATCACAAGATCTTCTGTTTTGCATTCCTTCCTAATTTATAAACCAATCCAAACAATGTGACATAAGTAGGTGGGAGGATTGTGTCTGAGAAGACTCCACCCGTGACCATATAAAAGCCAGAGATCAGCAGTCCATCCACCAGTGCTAGCAGTCAGGAGTTTCTGCTTCTTGCTTCAACAGTGTTTGAACGGAACAGTGCTTCTCTGTGCTTAGATCTGCTGAGCTTGTCCATCTCTCCAGAACCTCATCTTATTCTCTGAGAAAGTAGCTACTGCTATCATCATCATGAGCTCTCAGATCCGCCAGAACTACCACAAGGACAGTGAAGCTGGAGTCAACCGTACTATCAACCTTGTGTTGCAGGCTTCCTATGTCTACCAGTCTGTGGTGAGTAGTATATGAATAAACCTTTCAATACCTGTATGTCTTTAAGGTGTGGGACTACAAGTCAATGCAAGACCTTTTCGTGCAAGGGTTGCAGTCCCTTATTGTATACTGTTAGTATAAAAATGACTATTACAACTTCCTTCTCTCAACAGTAATATGTGACCTAAAGGGCCATGTGTTCAATTCTATTAACCCAAAAAGTGTGATTTAAGCCAAATCTCAATCCTCTTGCATATACTGATGTGTCAGGGATGCAACTGGCTAGACCCCTTCCTCTGTAGTGCTGATGTGACATGCTATATAAGTCCATGGTTGGTGGCTTTCACATGCCTGATATAAGGGGAAGTGTATAGCTTAAGAGGCCAGGGGTATGTGATTCTGTATTTTCATGTGAAAAGCTGTGTACCTCTCCTTGCCCACAACTGACCCATTTCCAGTAAGGGTTTGTAtacctctaagggtgcatgcacactacgtaacgccaggcgtgtatgagagccgtacacgccggcgttacagcagggctgccgaacacttcccattcacttcaatgggagcgctcgtaacagcggcgtttacgagcgctcccattgaagtgaatgggaagtgttcggcagccctgctgtaacgccggcgtgtacggctctcatacacgcccggcgttacgtagtgtgcatgcacccttaggctggattcacaccagtgtttTCACTCTGTCATTTCCATCCCTAAATTCACTTGaactgtggcaaaaaaaaaatcctgaaagcaGGAACTTCAACAAACCCAACTACTTGCctgcagaaggggggggggggggacaccctgTCTCTCCCCCTCCCAATTATCTTAATAGGTGTTGAGGTGTCTATAAAAACAACCCAATTTGGATAAAGTGGCGCTGAATCTTCAGTGGCAGTTTTTTGCCATTCTGCCACCTGTAAAGGTACCTTTAGGCTGAGACCACACTGCAGGAAAGGCTTGTATGCTTCTGTTGCAGTTTCTTGAGCTAGTCAGGAGTGAATTTGGCAGAAAAAAAGCACAAGTGTTTCCTTCCCATTCAATTTGAATCCACTCTTGTTGTTTGGCTCCAAAGCAGTTTTATACAAAGCTCTTACTTCAACGTATAAACTGCTTTAGCTCAGTATCTCGGCTTGCAATGTCTGATTGGAAAATCATGACCACATGAAAGTGGCctaatgttgtggaaacacagcttttttttgttgcagaacttgtgtttttttttttttgttttgtttttttttttgagccaaagccaagaatggctacaataggaaatatataggaggctcttatacttcAACCTCTGCTtaatctacttctggctttggctcaatctgcagcaaaaaaagctgcttttccgtaaCACAGATTTGGTCCATGAGATGGCCAGAATGACTGAACACTGAAGCTAGGACCTGGACtccaggagtccctgcctccctatgTGACTGTTACTGAAACTGTGCTCAGTATGGGACTTTGACACCAATCTGACATTCTTTGTAAGAGTTGTCCAGCATGGTTTTTTCCCCTGCTCCCCAAAACTTAGCCATAGTTGTCTTTATGCCTTATAGCAGTATCGCCCATTCACTTCAGGGTTGATACTGTTTACATTAAGATCTCCCTACTCTTAGTAAGGAAATTGCCTGCTGAGAACTTCTTGTTGCCCCATATTACTCAGTGTTTTCCATAATAGGGCTTCTACTTTGACCGGGATGATGTGGCCTTGGCCAAGTTCTCAAAGTTCTTCCTTGAACAGTCTGAGGAGAAGCGAGAACAGGCTGAGAAGCTTCTAAAGTTGCAGAACAAACGGGGAGGACGCATAGTTCTTCAAGATATCAAGGTAATAACATCTACTATAAGGATTGTAGActtgagactaaggccccacatagcaagcctcagaaaaaaaaataagttttttatATAAATCTCAGCATTTTTGCTGCTGATATTTTTCTGCACTTTGTGCACAGGATTAGCCATAAATCTcatgcactttgcaggtactgtaagatGCAGCAGTTTTTGCTGTGGCCAAATTGAGTAGTTTACGCTAtgtggggctctggcctaaagGATTTTTCTTTCACAAAAGCAAGTTATTTCCTCATCCTTAGGACAGAACCATAACTAGCAGATTATGGTGGTCTAACCGTGTAGAGCCCCACTGATCAGTGGTATGGTGGACTGTCCACCTCTGCTCTGAATGGAGCTATGGTCAGATCACTTATTTCaacaggagcaccagagatggtCAAAGTAATTTGTTTGCTTGTCTTCAGTAAAATGAAATGACTGGAGCTGTGTGCAGTGGTTTGAAAGTATCACCTATTCATAAATTGCTTTTGTAGGGAAAACTCCTTAAATGTATCCATGTAAAATGTCCCATATTGGTATCTTAGTTCTCCAAGAAGTATGAAGCCTTCTACACTATTAAGCTGGCTGCTTCAATCCACAGTCTTATCTAGAGGACTAAGTGACTTGGCCCATATTACAGAAACTTATCAGTTATTTCTGCACCTGTTAAAATGGAGGGAATAATGTCTTTCAAAAACTAAAAGCTGTCTGTCCTGATctcaatgtgtttttgttttttgttttttctctagaAACCAGAGGCTGATGAATGGGGTAATGGTACTGGTGCCATGGAGTATGCTTTGAAGCTTGAAAAGAATGTAAACCAAGCTCTGCTGGACCTCCACAAGATTGCTATGGACCACAATGACCCTCATGTAAGTCTGATTTTCAGTTTAAGGATCTGAATAAGTTGCAATCCCACCCTTCTGGTGTGTTGCAACTTTAAAAACCAATAACATGTCCAGATGGCCAAGCATACACAAGAAAATCAATACAACCGTATAATAGATCTCATAAATGCTGTGATGCTCTTGTTAGGTTACATATTAACTGCAAATAAAACATGCCTGCAAAACTGCACGGCCATTATAAGCAGTAAAATGTTATGGCTGGGCCTCTCCATTAAAGGAGTttcccagcttttttttttttttttttttatgcttcctAAATTACCATGCTGAGACATGTTACTTGGTCTGAAGTGCTAGAATAGTCTTGGGATAAAAATGCT contains:
- the LOC142209571 gene encoding ferritin light chain, oocyte isoform-like, giving the protein MSSQIRQNYHKDSEAGVNRTINLVLQASYVYQSVGFYFDRDDVALAKFSKFFLEQSEEKREQAEKLLKLQNKRGGRIVLQDIKKPEADEWGNGTGAMEYALKLEKNVNQALLDLHKIAMDHNDPHMCDFLEREYLEEEVKLIKKLGDHISNLKRVKAAEVGMGEYLFDKLTLGEDSD